From the genome of Primulina eburnea isolate SZY01 chromosome 12, ASM2296580v1, whole genome shotgun sequence, one region includes:
- the LOC140806673 gene encoding uncharacterized protein has protein sequence MDVTATPMETLLKRFQSFHPPTLKGTETAVDCESWLDDIEMLFESLAYTDERRMKLIGHQLQEVAKISYRKDKGAKFANLRQGQWNIEEYFAKFSSLLRFAPHVAGNDEAVADQFINGLNPDIFTLVNTGRPNTFSDTLIERKEQRLA, from the exons ATGGATGTGACCGCTACACCTATGGAGACgttattgaagaggtttcaatcaTTCCATCCCCCGACTTTGAAGGGCACGGAGACTGCAGTAGATTGTGAGAGCTGGctagatgatatagagatgctaTTTGAATCTCTTGCTTATACAGATGAACGAAGAATGAAACTTATTGGGCATCAGTTACAAGAAGTggcaaaga TCTCCTATCGGAAAGACAAAGGGGCaaaatttgccaacttgagacaggggcAGTGGAACATAGAAGAGTATTTTGCCAAATTTTCATCTTTGCTCcgatttgcaccacatgtgGCAGGAAATGACGAAGCGGTCgcggaccagttcatcaatggtttaAACCCTGAcatttttactttggtgaacacgggacgaccCAACACCTTTTCTGATACACTAATAGAGCgaaaggagcagaggctggcttga